The nucleotide window TATCGTCCAATGAAAGCTCCGCGGGTTTACCGCATGCACCAGCGTCACCGACAAGGCCAGTCCTAGCAGCTTGCCCGCGGTCACGCCCACCAGCGTCCACGCCGCCCCTTCGCCGGCCACCACGGCCAGTACCTGCGCGCGCGTCAGGCCCAGGTGGGCAAGTAATCCGAATTTCTTGCACCATGCCAGCATCTTGACGCTGAGGCTGGCTTGTAGCGGCTGGCAAATAGTTGTTCGCTGCCGTTGAGCACCGAATAGCGCACCACCGATTGGTCTTTTTCCTCGCACAGCAGCATGCCCACCGTCGGGTTGTCGCCCTCGCCGCGCCTCTGGTCGTCGTACATGCGGACATACATGTCCATCTGGCCAATGTCCTGGTGTGTCAGCTCGCCGGTTTTCAGGTCGATCAGCACAAAGCACTTGAGCAGGTAGTTGTAGAACACCAGATCGATGTAGAAATCCTTGCTCTCGCTGCTGAGGCGCTGCTGACGCGCCACGAAGGCAAAGCCCTTGCCCAGCTCCAGCAAGAAGGCTTGCAGCTTGTCCAGCAGGCTCTGTTCCAGCCCGGCCTCCAACAGCTTGCCGCTGCCCGGCAAGCCCAGGAACTCCAGCATCATCGGGTCGCGCACGAAGGCGCGCGGTGATTGTTCCAGCGCAGCCAGCTTTTGTCGCGCTTCAGCCGCCACGGCGGCCTTGTCCTGGCTCAGCAGCAGGCGCTCGTAAAACAGCGTGCCCATCTGCCGCTCCAGGGCCCGCGTGCTCCAGTTCTGCTCGGCTGCCTCGCGCATATACCACTGGCGCGCCGCTGCATCCTCCAGCCGCGTCAGCAGTCGGTAGTGCGTCCAGCTCAATTCGTGACGCAGCGCGTCACACTTTGGAAACGCCTGATAGAACAGGTGCATGTAGCGCAGGTTGGAAGCATCAAAGCCCTTGCCAAACTCCCGCGTCAGTTGCTCGGCCAGCAGGGGCGGCAGGCGCTTGCCATAGCCGGCGCGTTATTGTCCGCCCTGTTCGAACTCCACGATGGGGCGGCCCACCTGCCAGCAGGTTTGCACTTGGATCACGTCCACCGCCCGCAAGACGCGACTGCGCGCCTCGGCAATCAGTTGACGCAATTGCCCGACCAGCGGCGCAAGATCGCCCGCAGATACATCACGCGCTTCGTGACGAATCTCTGAAACAGCAGGCTTGGCGCTTTTTCCTGCCATCACACATCCTCCACGCGAAAGATGCGCTGCAGAAACTGCGACTCGATCTGGTGGGGCTTGAGCACGTGGGTGGCGCGGCTTTGCTCACCGGTTGCCTGAACAGGCTCCAGCAGGGCAGGATCGATCGCGAGTTGGCTGGCCATGTCTGACTCCTTGTGCGCCAGTTTAGGCAGAGCGCCTTGCGCTACCAATCCTCCCTCACCGCCATCACCG belongs to Melaminivora suipulveris and includes:
- a CDS encoding PDDEXK nuclease domain-containing protein, whose translation is MPPLLAEQLTREFGKGFDASNLRYMHLFYQAFPKCDALRHELSWTHYRLLTRLEDAAARQWYMREAAEQNWSTRALERQMGTLFYERLLLSQDKAAVAAEARQKLAALEQSPRAFVRDPMMLEFLGLPGSGKLLEAGLEQSLLDKLQAFLLELGKGFAFVARQQRLSSESKDFYIDLVFYNYLLKCFVLIDLKTGELTHQDIGQMDMYVRMYDDQRRGEGDNPTVGMLLCEEKDQSVVRYSVLNGSEQLFASRYKPASASRCWHGARNSDYLPTWA